The DNA segment TTGGAAGGCTTTGCATGATGTGTGACATTACACCATAGCGCTCGGTTCCTGCACCATAGATGGGGGTTATCATCACGTCAAAAAACCCCAACCAAGCAATAGGGCCATGTCCTCGGGCCTGGTTGTAACTCGCCTTGACGCCCAGGACATTCTCTGCGCCACACTACAGGTGTGCAAGCTTGCAATGCCTGTGAGAATGTGGTGAGGTACTCCTGTGGCTTCCTCCATAATTGCCGACCTGGAAAATCTTGTGCCCAGCTGAGTCCATCCCGAATCGAACAAGCTCATCTTCCGTGGTGCTAGGAGTTCCTGAAGCGTCCAACCACGTGTGGCTGTGGCAGACCTGATCCAACTGCCCTTGATGTACGTCGGAGAGGTAAGCGTAGCAAATTGCTGACTTTTCGTACCAACAAAACATGGGGTTGATGGCTTCGCTCAGCTCAACCGCGCGCTTGTCTTGCCGATACATCATGTGTCGATCCAACTGTAGGCAATGCCATCTTTGCAAGCTTGCCCACAGCAAAGTTCTAGCTTTTCCTTGCGATTGATGTCACATTGATCCAATGATTGCATGTCTTGGAATGATAACTCCTCATCTTTCGAGGCACTTGGTGCGAGCGTTGATGAGCCGCATTTCCCTCGCCGTAGATCTTGAGGTTTTGATTGTGGTGAGGTATACGAGGTACTAACGTACGACCATAGAGCAAACAAAAGATCGGGTGGCGACTGTGCCCTGTCTAAGGTCTGGGAGGCGGTTACTGAGTTTGGGCTATGGTGGGAGGTTAAGTATCCTTGGGTTGGGAAACTGTGCCTTGCGCGGCTGCCCCGCCTCTGACTCCCCATACATGCATACATATGAGCCCGTGAATGGCGTTTTGGTGTCACAGCGACTTCAGGTACATAGAAACTATAAAAATTCTCCAACAGTTGTTGTCCCGTGGGATGTGGGTGATTACTGAGTACCTAGGTAAGGTAAGCGAAATTTACAGGGCGTGTGAGTGTGATGGAGCATAGCATAGGTTCCTACCATAGGAAAGATTTCGTGAAGCTCAGGCATCATAGTATATCAATCTTCCCACGCTGGCAGTGCCACCGCTCTGATGTAGGTACTTTAGCTGTTGCCTGAAAATGGCTTCAGCTCAGGTTTCACCTTTGGGTGAGTTCGCCAACCGCCCATGGGTTGGTGTCTGTGATCTGGCAGGTCTTCAAGTGTACGTTGGTTGAATTAGTACCTTGATCAACTACGCAAAGGATTCTTAAAATTCCGTCTTGTATGGTAACTCTCAACGATAACCAAAATCAAATTTATTTTATCACTTATCTCTATGCAGCCGGCTCGTCCTCCTTCAAAGTCTGCTCATCATTCAACTTTGGATTCCGCAACGTCGACGCAAAAGCAATCAGCGGCACACACAAACAAATCCCCGTAATCGTCAACAGCCTCTGGGCGTACTTGTAAGAGTCGATCAACGCCTGCCGCTCGGGCGTGCCCACAGGGTACTGCTTCGCAAAGGCAAATGGATTCCCGTAAGCAGATGTTGCCAAGGTCTCATTGTTGAATCCCTCCATCCGCCAGGCAAGCTGGTTTGGCAAGACCTGAGTCCATATCCCGCCCGAGACAGCACCGCCAAACGCAGATCCGAGGTTGTAAGTGGCGAGGTAGAGGCCCGTCATGACAGCGAGATTCTCGTGCTTCAGCGCCACTTGAAGAGAGGCCTGCGCCGGGTAGGGAAACATGCCACCGGCGATACCCAAAACAACCTGggcgccaacaacaccagctcgGCTGGACATGTCGGTATCACCTCGATACTTGATGAGGAGACCGAAAGCAACCATGAAGAGGCATGTTCCAACGACGATAAAGACTTTCAGCCGGCGGACCTTGTATACGACAAATCCGAGAACGGTGCCGGTGAGAACACTGAAAAATGTGTAGAAGGAAGACACCCGAGTGGCCGTCATGACATCGAAATCGAAAGCAACGACCAGAACCGAATACAAGTAGTCGCCTTGCATATACCACGCCCAATTCAGCATCAAGGCGATTCCGAGGGCGGCCCACACGGCTCGATCCTTCATGAGTGTGAATGGCACAAGCGGTTGGGGGGTATAGAGCTGCCACCCAATGAAGAGCGGTATCGCGGTGAAGCCAGCTATCAACGGGCCAAGGACATGAGCGCTGGTCCAGGAAGTCTTGAAGCCACCTGCCAGCGTGACAGGTACCAAGAGCAAAGCGAAGACAGCAATCATGAGAATGATTCCGATGACATCGAGGCGCCAGAACAAGTACGCAAAAAATTTGCCCCAGGGGAGAGCTTTGATCGGGTCGACgtatccatccatcacatGTGACCTGCGGGCTCGACGGCCAGTTACCAGGAGACTGATGATCAGAGGCATGGCGCACACCGGATAGATGATACACCACATGCCGATGGCCCATCGCCAAGTTGTGACAGCAAGCACGGCCGAAGAAATGTTTCCGCTGACCCAAGTCAATACGAGGAACGAGGCGTTCGGGATGTAACTGAACAGCAGGCGAgctcgggtggtggtgatgtcggcaACGATAACCTCGAGCAGTAAGATGATCATGGTGTATCCAATCTGGTAGATGAGCGCCCCAGTGGCAAATGTTTCGACATTTTGTGAAGTTGCCTCCAAGACGGTGCCGAGAGTGTAGAAAAAGACTGACAAACACACAAGCTCGACACGGCCAAAGATGTCGGCGATCCTGGCTGAGGTGGGTTGtgctgcggcggcgatgacggAGCGTAAAACGTTGACAGTTGCCAACAGCGAGTGCTTGGAGAAAGAAGCCGTGGCATTAGGCTGGTAAGCGTAGCGGAGCATGCCATCGAGACCATAGGCAAAGGCAATTATGAAGACGCcaaagaagatgaagacgtAGTCGGCCTTGGTGAGAACCGAAGCCAGGGCCTCAGCACGGCGGACACCAGGAGACTTTTCATCAGACAGAGCTGCTGCCGGCAACGGTGGGGCTTCTTTTGTTGTCGGCGAAGATTCCGCCCTGTCCGTCGTGggatcatcatcactgcctTTGGTAGCCATGGCGAACGGAAGCTGTGCCCGGGGGCCGAGGGAGAAAATGACCGGGCAGCGGGTTGCCCTGGACGTGTCTAAAAAGGTAGGTTAACGTAGGCCAGGTTTTCCCAACGACAAAACAATTTTAGGACCATGGAACAAAAATCTGCAGCATTCGTGTTTGGCGCCGCCATTGTCGAAACTCTAATACCATGACATCATGACCCACCTTCCGTACTTCGATATCAAAGCCACCAGAGCAGGTACGAGTTCCTCTTCCGTCAACTCCTCAGATACCCAcaaaccctctccccccacctAACCCCCCCCTTATAAACCCACATCCCCTTCGcattcccccccctcaacccctccaccgccaccgccagctcctcccccctcccctcccccctaaTCTCATCCAACCCATACAAAAAGGTCTTAAAACTAAACACGATCCCCCTCGTCCCCGGCAGTCTCGTCAAGGTCTGTAACtcaaccctcaacctcgtctGACTAATATCAATACcctccctatcctcctccgtcaaACTATCCACTTCATGCTCGTGGATGTGGTTACCGCTCGGCGTGTACAGCTCCTTATGCGTCTGAAGCCCCCAGTTCACCCTCTTAACTGGCTTTCCCACTTCCAGTTTGGAGAAGAATTTCTCCATGCTAGCACCGATTTTGCCGTAGGAAGGAACAGGGCCGTGGATGCCGGCTAGGGTTTGGTCTAGCTTTGTTGAGGGGTCGAAGCCGGAGGGGTGGCAGCAGAGGAAGGCCACGCAGCGGTGGAGGCCGGTAGCCGGGttggggagcaggaggaagatATCGTCTTCAATGGTTGTGGCCAGGGTGGAAAGGAGCTCGTCGGGGGGGAGGTCAAGGGGGGAGACTGGAGAGAGGCAAGAGGTGATTTTGTTGTGAAGGGTTGTTCGAttgggagagagggagaacaTGGTTGGGTAGCgggtgggtaggtaggtggcCATGAGGTAGGCGTAGAGCTCCCTGATGGGGGCGATGCCAGAGGGGATGTACCCTTTGACAACTTTTGGGTGGGAGGCCAGGATTGCTTTCCGAGCAGTGACTCGATCAAGATAGTTCTTATCCATGATGATCAGCTctgacggggaggaggtctgaatggccatggtgatgtggtATTTTGGCTTGAAGGgccggagctggaggggtggtgtgtCCTGCCATGAGAAGTCGTGAAGAGGTTCGATTTTGACCTCATTGTGAATGTCTTCATCGGTTGTCTGCTTCGCGATGCCGGGCTTCTCTCTTTTGTCGTTGAAGCTCGGATGAGGATAAGGTGATGCGGgccgatgaggaggtggggatCGGCCCGAGAGTCGCCACCCGGCAACTGTTGCCGCGACGAGCAACAGTACCAGAAGCACCCCGATCATCAAAGACATGTTCAACAATGTTATACAAATGTCTCTGTTGGGGAAGTTGATATCTGTGTATCATAAGAAAAGAAGCCAATGTTTGGGCAAGAGCTCTGATATTATCTGACATCTCCCGTCCTCGACCACCCCGAAAGATAGTGCCTACCCCACCTTGATCAAGATGACTCCAAGATCTGGGCTTTGATACGTCCACGTTGTCCACAGAACCTTTAGTAACGGCCACCGATCGGAGTGCATTCACAGGGATCCGCCATGCAGTTAGGCTGATCCAGACCCGGCTGGGGAGGACACTGCTCTCATCGAAATCATGCCTTCAAAGGGACTTGGTTGAAAGACTAACAAAGTTCATTGATAAAATATGGTCGGAACGTTTTCCAGAGATATACAACGGGGTATTCTTCTTAAACTAGTATAAGTCTTGTCCATTCAGGACTTTGCGGCCCTCCTTTATTCTTCCCCAACCAGGGGACATCAATGTAAAGCAACATGCTTTGAGCCGGCCATCTTTGACCGCACCAAACGGGTTCACCGCTGTCTGAGGTGTACACGAGGCATCTTGCACCTCGAACGTAATGTCTTTCTCCATCCGCGTCTGGTCTTGGGCCGTTCAGCGGACACCGATCCCCTGCACAGAAGCCCAGGACCAAGTCGATTCAATGTAGCGTTCTGGTCGGGTGCCTATGTCGGCCTTATTTGTACATCACATAAGGTCCCGCGTCAGGTTTTTGGTTCCATAGCCCAGCGAAGTACACAGGGTAGGGGCACAGCCCTGTTGCGACTTTGGATGTGAGTCCTGAAAGCGTGGGCAGTCTGTCCAAGCACACAGTCAGGGCCCGTTTCGAATGGTTTTTCAACAACTCTCCCTCAGCTCttggaaaaaaaaatatcTCGTCCTGTCGACCTTGCCGAACCCTGACGCGCAGTCCCGGACAAGCTGTCTTAACTGAGCCCCAGACCTCTTCAACAGCCCATCCCGTTCACCCCTGCAAAATCAAACAATTGCGTGGGTTGCTGGACCATGCACCTGGCTCCCGGTGTATCCCATGGCTCCGTTGGATGGCTCGAATCCTGAAGCTGAAAGATTGTATGATGCGTCGGAATGAGAGCAAGCTTGTGGAAAGTCCCAGTGAGAGGTATCACTCGACAGCTCTCGATCTTGCTCGGTACACTCACATCTTGTCAACTTGTTGCATTCCCATCCCGTCTCGAATTCTCCAAAATGCAAGACTCTCTTTGACAAGTTACGTTCTTAAAAGGCCCATGCCCGCGCTTGAGGTATAGAGTCGTGATTTCTTGGTATCGTCGCGCTATCAATGTCATGAGGGCGGTTGGATGGCCGATGCGTTGGAGTCTCTCTGTAAGTGTTAACATACTACCCGTGCACCTTGTATGGCTCAATGACCACTCTGAGATCTTCGTCAGGGATCCGCTTCCCGTGTAGCAATAGCCTGCTTTCATAGCATGATAAACCAGAACCACTGCTGTTCCCACATCTGCCGCTATGGTGATAGTAGGCCCAGATATATGTTGTGCATCTGAgcggcctgctcctcccaGTCCAGCATCGAATCCTGAATGATAAAAAGAGCATCAACCCGAAGATATCGGAAGCCTAACTGGCGGGTGACGTGGATGGCGTGCTGAAGCGTGAGAGGCAGTGATGACGGAGAGACTGCTTGTCCGCTAGGCATACTTGACGGGCAGGAAACATGCAGGCTTCTTGCTGGCCCAATATCGTTGGAGTGCCCATGCAGTGACGGGGTAGGATGGTGAAATTccgggaaaagaaaaaaaaggaaaagaaaattgATACAGTGGCTCAATATGTGGTCAAAAGAAGGTGTGGTAAAAGGTGATGAATTGAGAAAGAAGCTATCAAACAGGTGCTTCAATCAAATAGATGCTTGAAGCGTGGGAGACCCGAGCGGAGCGAGGTGGAACCCAGGGCTGATAAGAGAGAGCTCTATAAGGGGTGTGAAGAGTGTTGTGTAAATGGCCTCTCCCAACACTTCAGGTCTCAAAATTGAATATCCAAGATGACCAAGCTTCAAACTGGGCCGGCATTTTCCCGCCCACTTGACCGTCACCCACCCCGCTACCAAACGCCTGTCGTGGGTGAGATTTCTGTAAGTATGTGGAATCCATGATGGAAATGGTTTTGATTGTCCAACCTACTATTGGGGGGGTGCAAATAGAGCAAGTGCCTTGACATACCCTGATATATCTTTCTCAATCCGTTCATACATCACAGGTCCAAACGAGCAGCTGTCAAACCGATAACAACATGAAATTAGGAGTCTTTCACAacttcatcacccccctccctttccaaGTTTTCAACAGAATAGCCCAGGTATCTCATGAAAAATCAAAACGACAAaacccctcccatcccaaacacATTTCAAACCACACCCCTTCGGCCCGGTTCAGTCATCAAACTCCCCAACCCTGAATCAGAATCAAATCCCCTTCACagtctcccccccaaccccaccacccttgacctccccctccgtctCCGGCAAGGTATTCGTCCCactccccagcctcccctcccccccaacccgcccctGATGATGATCCATCATATAAAGCGGCCTCAgcttcgcctccctcctccacaaaacCCACCTCTTGAACCACCAAGGCAGCACATGCCGCACCTGATACCCCGCAAACTTCCTCGTCGGCACCGCAAACACATaatccagctcctccagcgtcTTCTGCTTCGTCTCGGGCACCCAAAAGAAAatcatcaccagcgccaGGGCATTAAACCCCGCATACAACCCAAACGCACCCACCGTCCCCAGCGACTCGAGCAAGAACGGGAACGTCATGCCCAGCACCGCCGCCCAAAAGAGACACGTCGCGACCGAGAACCCCATGCCTACTTCTCTGTGCGAGAGGGGGAACACCTCGGCGCTGTAGGTGAACGGCACCGGGCCCTCGCCGGGTGAGTAAAACGCGGCAAAGAGGTAGACAAACAGCGCCACGAGGGCGGTCCGGGCGGTTCCCTGCTCCAGCAGCGTGCAGAGGCCGGCCGCCAGCAGGGTCCACGTCATCTGCGGGAAGGTGAACAGCAGGAGTGATCTCCGGCCAAAGGTGTCAATCGTCCAAAAGGCGGGGAAGGCAAACAGCCAGTTGACCAGCCCGAACCCAAACGACGCGAGCAGAGCCTGGTAGTCGTCCTGCCCGGCGTccttgaagatggtggtcGAGTAAAAGGcaatgatgttgatgccgcACATTTGCTGGGCGATCATGACGGTGAAGGCGGCCAGGGTGGCCCGGCGCACGCGGGGAATGGTGAAGAGCTCAGCCATGCGCTGAAAGTACCACGAGTTGCGAAGGAGTTGCTCCTCGAGTTCGAGCTGGGAGTGGATGTAGAAGATGTCGCGGGCTACCTGGATCGGGTGGTTTCGCAGTCTGATCATGGCATCCCAGGCTTTGCCGTAGCGGTTCTTCTTCATGTACCAACGAGGTGACTCGGGGCAAAAGTAGATGAGCACGAGGAGAGGGACCGCGGGGATAAAGGGGGCGCCGAGCATCAGACGCCAGTTGATGTCTCCTGCGCTCCACACAGCCAAGTTGAATGCGGTACCCAACATGATGCCGAATGCCGTCCACATTTCTGTCGTCTCGTATTAGTAAAAGCTCCGTTCCGTCGCACATCATGTTGATGAGCACTTACGCCAGGACATGACCAGAGCACCGCGGATCGAGGCCGGCGAGTTCTCAGCTGCGTAGATAGGCACAGTCGAAGCCTTGACGCCCATACCGACACCCATGAAGAGACGGCAAATCAGCTGCTCCCACCACGTGTGGCAGAAAGCAGAACCGATCACAGGCCAAAGACAGAAATGCgcgctgaagaagatgacaCCACGACGGCCCCACAGGTTGCTGGGCAGAAAAATGTCAGTTATGCCATTGCTACTCCTGCCATGGAAACCGGGACTTACTTGATCGGATCAGACAACCAGCACCCACACAGTGCGCTCCCAAGATACGGACCGGCATTGACCAGCCCGAGAAGAAGCTTGTCCCGGGTTGATGTGCCACCAATCCCGTAGATATCCGGGAAGAAGATGTTCGCTCCATTCGTGCCGGTCTGATCCCACCCCTGAACAGCGGCACCAATCGAGCAAGTCGCAATAGTCAGGAAGAGCTTGGCAGGGAGGCGCCACTTGTGCTCGACCTCGTCCCGCAAGGCCTTTTTCTCTGCCTCGTCGAGGGCCTCGGTTCCGTCGATTCTGTCGTAGTCGTCCGGGTTCTGGGCGACGAGAGCACCTTTGCGGAAAAGCTGGACATGTTGAGCCAGTCCTTTTTCTTCGCAAAATGCCTCTACCCGCAGCATTAGCTGGTCTCGTGGGATGCCCTCGAGGGGGTTTTTGATCCTGCGTTGAAGATATGTGTAAGTGGGTGGGCCATCTATTAGTGCTTCCATCCAATGGTAAGTATCTCACCtagcttccaggttggcaTTGAGGTCGACATGGTCGTCTGCGGACCGGCCTATCTCGAGATGATGTCCGGTGGCACCCCTGGGCTCGCTGCTACTTGCGGGGTGTCAGTTCAAAGTCTATACTGCCATTAACTGGGTGTTTTTTCCCGCACAGTTTCTCATTCCCAGTAGTGCCGGTGTCCGAAATAGTTGGACTGTCCGGcatggttgcggtggtgggggatggtTGTCAACAGTAGATGGTAGATAGATAGTCTGAGTGCTCTTGAGCTAAATGAGAATGGAAACACAACGGGACAGAGCGCCACCGGACGAGGCAGTCTTAATATTCCCCGGTATCACACGCACGCAGGTGGCTGACCTGAGTTGCACCGATGTCGTACCCCGTGCTCCCTTGatccccctcacccatcaccctttTCCCCGCAGAGAGGCAACAGGACATGAAAACTCTGGATAAACCTGGTAGGTGACTGGCCTAGCGGGTGCAACAACAGACTTGCAACTGTGAAGGAAGTGATCGACCCCATGCCAAGGCGGAACTGTTGGTAGGGTCTAACACAAGCTTAACTGGGAACCTTTTGTGTCGACCCTGTCCATCATGCCCTCAGGGTCCCACTCTCTTGCTGCAAGCAGGCTTATACGCAGCAGGACACCGAAAGGATGAATAAATCTCGGTCAGACGTGCAGAAAGAAAGCAAGGTTTGCTGCCTTTAGTCCTCATCACGCAAGTGAAGATCCCAGAACGCTACCCTGAATGCGGTTGTACCCTCGCGGATGATGTTGGGAGCTTTTGCGTGTGGCATGCCGTGTTTCCGTTGCAAGAGGACATGAATCATGAACATGCCGTGTTGTGATGCTCTGGCCTACCCGACAGAGTGGACAGAGGGTTCCGCTGATCAACATCCCCGGATTTTGCTGTGGATGAAATGCAAAACAATGCCTCCCAAAAAAGACATGTGCcaggccatctcgagataTGGGCAGTCggacaaaagaaaagccatCGACGCCATCTGAGATCCCTCCCACGGCACACAACGTGAGACCCTGGTTGAGGCGTCAGGTTTGGCGGTCACTGCCGAGGGGGCCCGCTCTTGGCTGACGCAATTTGTACCGGACACACTCCTCCTTGTCTCCTCCTGTCAAGCCTTTGGCGTTTCTTGGAATTAGTGTCAAGAAGGGCTATCGGTCCGATGACTTACAGAAGATTTCCTTTTGGAGGCAGGCCAAGAgcgagaaaaagagaagctCAAAGGCCAAGTTGGTTAAGAGATGGTGGCGTCTGGGAGTGAAATGCTTGAGGCTGACAACATCTCGACCTCATCCGTAGGTAGACATGACAGAGGGGGGAGATACTCGCAGGATGGTGTGTCTCGTATGTCGTATGTATGTCAATCAATTCAATGGGACAGCACACGGCATGCTATCGTGCATACTGTAGGAAGACGACTGCTGGACGGGAAGTGCCCCGGTTGTAACGGCGAGAAGCGAacgaatggatggatgggtcgATGGCTGCCCCGCGGGGATAACGACAGGCGGGGTACCCCATATGGGGGCGGGTAACTTTGGCACTTTTGGATCCAAGTGCCATGCgaagctccttctccatgaATTGTTGATCACAGGGAGCCACTTCACGATTCGGTGTGATGATTGGGATATGCGTTTATCCTCCTTTCAGAGACCCAATCCACCTTGTCGTTCGGTCATTTATTGCAGAAGTTGTGTTTCATTGCACCTGCTGTCCCATCCAAAGCTCGAGATTGTTTCTGCGAAGGATCTCACCGCTTGTCGGTTTCGTTATCACATTGTCCAACAACCCTCCGAAGCAAAGCGACCACACTCTGCGGCCTGCCGTGACTCCATCTTCGATCGAATAATCCCCCGGGTGTGCTGACGGCCATGACTGGTCAGATATCGGAGACAACCCGACCCCATACGCCCCGCCTCTTTATACACCGAACAATACTGCGATCAACAgcccaactccaccaccgatCGCCACCAATGGTCGGCCATCCGGGGGCAGCTTGCCGATTCCGTGCCCCGGACAGACAGCCCTCTCCGGCAGTGGGCTCGGCTGAGTTCGGATTGGAGTACTCGTCTCGGACTTTGTCGTATATGCTTGGCATTATACGACATGAAGCCATCACGGCGTCTGCTGACCATTTTCGCCTCAAAAGTTCCCCGACTGTGGTTTCATGCCCCTGGACTGAGTGCCTACTCACCCAAGGAAGCCTGTGATATCATTTTGCCGGCCATGACTAGATCCCCCCCTAGTAGCCTCGACTTGCAAAACATGAAAAGACCATGCCTGGAATGGTAATCTCAAGATGCCCACCACACTTTATATACGCATAGTATCACCGAACCAATTGACTACCTTTTCTAAACTCGAGATCCCCAAACTAGAAAATCATCCGTGGAAAACAGTCCCAATCAATACCTCACCCCCCTaggcccctcctcctcctcaaaccttCTAAACATCTTGcccaccatccacccctccacccacttGATATACCCCTGCCTcgccagcacctccaaactcagcCTCGCGTACTTTTCCGCCTTGTCCATGTCGTTCAACACAAAGTAAATCCTGCTCATATTCTCCAGCTGCTCACTCTCAAGCGGGAAGAGCTCCTCCTTTGGCAGAAGAGGCAAGATCTGTCTCGTCAGGCGCAGAGCTTGGTACGGCTTGTTGGCTTGGAAGGCGCGGATGGCGAGGTCTTGGAGCTTTGCGATTTCTTTCCGGCGGGCGTCggaggcggcgatggtggaggggggggaggtgcagAGGGGGCAGGAGCAGGTGAAGCCCCAttttttgaggaggtgggcgCGTTCCGAGGAGGTTTTGCCTAGGGTTAGGTCtaaggagggaaggggttaGTGAATTGGGTTCacggaaaggggaaggggggatgggaaaagGACGGACAGGAGATGGTGATTTCCTCGCCCGGGGAGATGGGTTTGGAGGCTGCGATGGAGACCTGGAGGGATTCTTGGATGAAGCGGGTGTAGGCGCTGGAGGGATGTGTTGTTAGCATTTTGCTTCTGCAAGGGGGTTGGAAGAGTCTTACTTTGGCATGCAAGCGTGGTTTATTCTCTGGTGTTGGGTCAGCCTTTATCCATCTCACTTCTTTCCCCTATTCAACAGCCCCGTGGGGAAGACAAGACTCACCGAAACAGTAGGATAAACCGCCATGtaatccccctccccgaccctcGTGCTAAACGCATTCGTCCTCAGCACGTTCTCCACCACATCCTGAGCGTGCTCGCTGCTCTTCCCCAGTTCCATCACACCGTTacccccatcacccatctGTTCGACCGCTTTATGCAACAGTCTGTACCCCCTCAACGCATTCACCTCCACCGTGAAACCAACATCCACCACGAGCGTGGCATAGTCAAGTATAATCTCCTCCCATTGCTTGATTTCCTTCGTGGCTATGACGCCCTTGCCTTTTCCGGGGATGGTAACGACTTTGTATTTCTCGCCTTCAGCGCCGTCCGAGGGTTTGGGCAAGGGGAGGTCAAGAAACCAGGAGGCTACGTCTGCGGCGCGGGAG comes from the Podospora pseudocomata strain CBS 415.72m chromosome 5, whole genome shotgun sequence genome and includes:
- a CDS encoding hypothetical protein (EggNog:ENOG503NW40; COG:P) — its product is MPDSPTISDTGTTGNEKLSSEPRGATGHHLEIGRSADDHVDLNANLEARIKNPLEGIPRDQLMLRVEAFCEEKGLAQHVQLFRKGALVAQNPDDYDRIDGTEALDEAEKKALRDEVEHKWRLPAKLFLTIATCSIGAAVQGWDQTGTNGANIFFPDIYGIGGTSTRDKLLLGLVNAGPYLGSALCGCWLSDPINNLWGRRGVIFFSAHFCLWPVIGSAFCHTWWEQLICRLFMGVGMGVKASTVPIYAAENSPASIRGALVMSWQMWTAFGIMLGTAFNLAVWSAGDINWRLMLGAPFIPAVPLLVLIYFCPESPRWYMKKNRYGKAWDAMIRLRNHPIQVARDIFYIHSQLELEEQLLRNSWYFQRMAELFTIPRVRRATLAAFTVMIAQQMCGINIIAFYSTTIFKDAGQDDYQALLASFGFGLVNWLFAFPAFWTIDTFGRRSLLLFTFPQMTWTLLAAGLCTLLEQGTARTALVALFVYLFAAFYSPGEGPVPFTYSAEVFPLSHREVGMGFSVATCLFWAAVLGMTFPFLLESLGTVGAFGLYAGFNALALVMIFFWVPETKQKTLEELDYVFAVPTRKFAGYQVRHVLPWWFKRWVLWRREAKLRPLYMMDHHQGRVGGEGRLGSGTNTLPETEGEVKGGGVGGETVKGI
- a CDS encoding hypothetical protein (EggNog:ENOG503Q5DY; COG:M): MMYRQDKRAVELSEAINPMFCWYEKSAICYAYLSDVHQGQFSRSAIMEEATGVPHHILTGIASLHTCSVAQRMSWASRRVTTRPEDMALLLGWGFLT
- the SIT1 gene encoding ferrioxamine B transporter (COG:U; EggNog:ENOG503NUD0), which codes for MSLMIGVLLVLLLVAATVAGWRLSGRSPPPHRPASPYPHPSFNDKREKPGIAKQTTDEDIHNEVKIEPLHDFSWQDTPPLQLRPFKPKYHITMAIQTSSPSELIIMDKNYLDRVTARKAILASHPKVVKGYIPSGIAPIRELYAYLMATYLPTRYPTMFSLSPNRTTLHNKITSCLSPVSPLDLPPDELLSTLATTIEDDIFLLLPNPATGLHRCVAFLCCHPSGFDPSTKLDQTLAGIHGPVPSYGKIGASMEKFFSKLEVGKPVKRVNWGLQTHKELYTPSGNHIHEHEVDSLTEEDREGIDISQTRLRVELQTLTRLPGTRGIVFSFKTFLYGLDEIRGEGRGEELAVAVEGLRGGNAKGMWVYKGGVRWGERVCGATRCPVIFSLGPRAQLPFAMATKGSDDDPTTDRAESSPTTKEAPPLPAAALSDEKSPGVRRAEALASVLTKADYVFIFFGVFIIAFAYGLDGMLRYAYQPNATASFSKHSLLATVNVLRSVIAAAAQPTSARIADIFGRVELVCLSVFFYTLGTVLEATSQNVETFATGALIYQIGYTMIILLLEVIVADITTTRARLLFSYIPNASFLVLTWVSGNISSAVLAVTTWRWAIGMWCIIYPVCAMPLIISLLVTGRRARRSHVMDGYVDPIKALPWGKFFAYLFWRLDVIGIILMIAVFALLLVPVTLAGGFKTSWTSAHVLGPLIAGFTAIPLFIGWQLYTPQPLVPFTLMKDRAVWAALGIALMLNWAWYMQGDYLYSVLVVAFDFDVMTATRVSSFYTFFSVLTGTVLGFVVYKVRRLKVFIVVGTCLFMVAFGLLIKYRGDTDMSSRAGVVGAQVVLGIAGGMFPYPAQASLQVALKHENLAVMTGLYLATYNLGSAFGGAVSGGIWTQVLPNQLAWRMEGFNNETLATSAYGNPFAFAKQYPVGTPERQALIDSYKYAQRLLTITGICLCVPLIAFASTLRNPKLNDEQTLKEDEPAA
- a CDS encoding hypothetical protein (COG:S; EggNog:ENOG503PD4K), encoding MFPTRSRRKGAPLLPLRFLTTWSLLVSSTTTLALSTIHNSKYQCPSSPPPALTPHQLLSASCLRPIPGSLTETLFSNSSSHITPWTHAPVCELTNGLTGQYCTYTNSHHGHRGFSLVTTPSRAADVASWFLDLPLPKPSDGAEGEKYKVVTIPGKGKGVIATKEIKQWEEIILDYATLVVDVGFTVEVNALRGYRLLHKAVEQMGDGGNGVMELGKSSEHAQDVVENVLRTNAFSTRVGEGDYMAVYPTVSVSLVFPTGLLNRGKKSKMLTTHPSSAYTRFIQESLQVSIAASKPISPGEEITISYLTLGKTSSERAHLLKKWGFTCSCPLCTSPPSTIAASDARRKEIAKLQDLAIRAFQANKPYQALRLTRQILPLLPKEELFPLESEQLENMSRIYFVLNDMDKAEKYARLSLEVLARQGYIKWVEGWMVGKMFRRFEEEEGPRGVRY